From Chloroflexota bacterium, the proteins below share one genomic window:
- a CDS encoding WXG100 family type VII secretion target, whose translation MSYRIQADVEQLRITAAALREFNDVLHNHHQSMLGKAQAFLSDLFRGDFQAMFEDVLTTFDPRVYALSDTAADWVTKLEAFAQRLEAADASFGSQSDKYPNWIDKLLGPKEARVIVEPEIALRKLYDQEIDLLESTIANRQQELRNNNLPVTNRVDTDVYSPRATLGTILLNPRNFATIEAIAKRYNIPPDLLMGVVASEMDFDHDGGDQFQDFLGRRGVKAGQGQGIASVHSDALAYAKQYLIDHKLDGYEAAKHHSTSAQNLASFDGSVESAAIVTKALLHHKGTVESVDDNATIWGAYRNGVKDFSPPQSKPYGYNSQADFQDNRATASDSLPEQLKMGKNAYMSQPYFEFFQKAVRLKKAAEERNQYIYDHPYVDDHRV comes from the coding sequence ATGAGCTATCGAATCCAAGCCGATGTGGAGCAACTGCGCATCACTGCCGCCGCTTTGCGTGAGTTTAACGATGTGCTGCATAATCATCACCAAAGCATGCTCGGCAAAGCGCAGGCGTTTTTAAGCGATCTCTTTCGTGGCGATTTTCAAGCCATGTTTGAAGATGTCCTGACCACCTTTGACCCACGGGTCTATGCCCTCAGCGATACTGCCGCCGATTGGGTCACCAAACTCGAAGCCTTTGCTCAACGGCTTGAGGCAGCTGATGCGAGTTTTGGCTCACAAAGCGATAAATACCCCAACTGGATTGATAAACTATTGGGGCCAAAAGAGGCTCGTGTTATTGTAGAGCCTGAAATCGCCTTACGTAAGTTGTACGATCAAGAGATTGATCTGTTGGAATCAACCATTGCTAATCGCCAACAAGAATTGCGCAACAATAACCTACCTGTTACCAATAGAGTCGATACTGATGTGTATTCACCACGGGCAACCTTAGGCACAATTCTGCTTAATCCCAGAAATTTTGCAACAATTGAAGCGATTGCCAAACGCTATAATATTCCGCCTGATCTTCTGATGGGAGTTGTTGCCTCAGAGATGGACTTTGATCATGATGGTGGTGATCAATTCCAAGATTTTTTGGGTAGACGTGGAGTTAAAGCCGGTCAAGGGCAAGGCATTGCTAGCGTTCACTCGGATGCATTAGCCTATGCTAAACAATATTTGATTGATCATAAACTTGATGGCTATGAGGCTGCCAAACATCATTCAACAAGTGCTCAAAACCTTGCTAGTTTTGATGGTTCGGTTGAAAGCGCGGCGATTGTTACCAAGGCCCTGCTACATCATAAAGGCACGGTGGAATCGGTTGATGACAATGCAACAATTTGGGGAGCCTATCGTAACGGAGTCAAAGATTTCTCTCCGCCACAATCGAAGCCCTATGGTTATAACTCACAAGCTGATTTTCAGGATAATCGGGCAACTGCATCTGATAGCTTGCCTGAACAGCTCAAGATGGGCAAAAATGCCTATATGTCACAACCCTATTTTGAGTTCTTTCAAAAAGCAGTTCGCCTAAAAAAAGCCGCCGAAGAACGTAATCAATATATTTATGATCATCCCTATGTTGATGATCATCGTGTTTAA
- a CDS encoding VOC family protein — translation MCNPLSVQFNHLLIFANDKYESASFLTSILGLPEPIPAGFFLAVEMENNVILHFGEPKIPILSQHYAFLVSDAVFDASLERLKARNIPFWADPRQQRLGEINDENNGRGFYFFDPSGHGLELITHPYIWE, via the coding sequence ATGTGTAACCCATTGTCAGTTCAATTCAATCACCTGTTGATTTTCGCTAACGACAAGTACGAATCGGCCTCATTCCTTACCTCGATCCTTGGTCTCCCCGAACCGATCCCTGCTGGTTTTTTCTTAGCCGTCGAAATGGAAAATAATGTGATTTTGCATTTTGGCGAGCCAAAGATTCCGATTTTGAGCCAACATTATGCCTTTTTGGTCAGCGATGCGGTATTTGATGCCAGTTTAGAGCGGCTTAAAGCCCGCAATATTCCCTTTTGGGCCGACCCACGCCAGCAACGGCTTGGTGAAATTAATGATGAAAATAATGGGCGTGGCTTCTACTTTTTCGATCCATCAGGCCATGGGCTTGAATTAATCACCCATCCCTATATTTGGGAATAA
- a CDS encoding transporter — translation MLDLLASNPLLLLFVVAAIGYPLGQLNLGGVRLGVAAVLFVGLAIGSLDERLKLPEVLYQFGLVMFVYTVGLSSGHQFFRSWKSKGLRDNLFIGGMIVVAYLFAILAHSFFSIKPTLTVGLFTGTITNTPALAAAIEYLKSVLPEQELAAVVNDPVVGYSIAYPMGVVAMMLAIVFVQRLWRIDYVKELASRHDLAGNHHDITSRTVEITNPEVTNLSVQALIAKHHWPMVFGRYRRDGHVAVTTGATQFMLGDHVSIVGASEVLEKALAVLGKETEDISNDRRDLDYRRMFVSNPKIVGIRLEQLNLPQVLGATITRVRRGDVEMLPTADTRLELGDRVRVIARRADIPQVSRFFGDSYRALSEVDILTFTLGLVLGLIVGSLVLPLPGGVSIKLGFAGGPLVVSLILGALDRTGPLVWNMPYSTNLTLRQIGIVMFLAGVGTRAGYDFVKFLFSSNGLLLFGVGAAITFSIAMLILTIGYKVLKIPMGILTGMLAGFQTQPALLSFALQQSNNELPNQGYAAVYPLALIIKIILAQLMLIQLL, via the coding sequence ATGTTGGACTTGCTAGCGTCGAATCCACTATTGCTGCTGTTTGTAGTTGCAGCAATCGGCTATCCTCTAGGGCAATTGAATCTCGGCGGTGTACGCCTCGGCGTTGCCGCCGTTTTGTTTGTGGGCTTGGCAATTGGCTCGCTCGACGAGCGCCTAAAACTGCCTGAAGTGCTGTATCAATTTGGCTTGGTGATGTTTGTTTACACCGTCGGGTTGAGCAGCGGCCATCAGTTTTTTCGCTCGTGGAAGAGCAAAGGCTTACGCGATAATCTCTTTATTGGTGGGATGATCGTTGTTGCCTATTTGTTTGCAATTCTGGCCCATTCTTTCTTTAGCATCAAACCAACGTTGACCGTTGGCCTGTTTACTGGCACAATCACCAACACGCCAGCGCTGGCTGCGGCCATTGAATATTTGAAATCGGTCTTGCCTGAGCAAGAATTAGCCGCTGTGGTCAATGATCCAGTTGTGGGCTATTCGATTGCCTATCCCATGGGTGTTGTGGCGATGATGTTGGCAATTGTTTTTGTCCAACGTTTGTGGCGTATCGATTATGTTAAAGAATTAGCCTCACGCCACGATTTAGCTGGCAATCATCACGATATTACCAGCCGCACAGTTGAAATTACCAATCCTGAAGTCACTAATCTATCAGTCCAGGCCTTGATTGCCAAACATCATTGGCCCATGGTTTTTGGGCGCTATCGCCGCGATGGCCATGTAGCGGTCACCACGGGCGCAACCCAATTTATGCTTGGCGATCATGTGAGCATTGTTGGGGCCAGCGAAGTGCTCGAAAAAGCCCTAGCCGTGCTTGGCAAAGAAACCGAAGATATTTCCAATGATCGCCGCGATCTTGATTATCGCCGCATGTTCGTCTCTAACCCCAAAATTGTTGGGATTCGGCTGGAGCAACTCAATTTGCCCCAAGTCTTGGGGGCCACAATTACCCGGGTGCGCCGTGGCGATGTAGAAATGTTGCCAACTGCCGATACCCGCTTGGAGCTTGGCGATCGGGTGCGGGTGATTGCGCGGCGTGCTGATATTCCTCAAGTGAGCCGTTTTTTTGGCGATTCGTATCGCGCCTTGAGCGAAGTTGATATTCTGACCTTCACGTTGGGCTTAGTCTTAGGCTTGATTGTGGGTTCGTTGGTGCTGCCATTACCTGGCGGCGTGAGCATCAAACTTGGTTTTGCCGGTGGTCCATTGGTGGTTTCGTTGATTTTGGGCGCACTCGACCGTACTGGCCCATTGGTTTGGAACATGCCCTATAGCACCAACCTAACCCTGCGCCAAATTGGGATTGTGATGTTCTTGGCGGGAGTTGGCACACGCGCGGGCTACGATTTCGTCAAATTCTTATTTAGCAGCAATGGCTTGCTCTTGTTTGGGGTTGGCGCAGCGATTACCTTTAGCATCGCTATGTTGATTTTGACGATTGGCTACAAAGTGCTGAAAATTCCAATGGGCATTTTGACGGGGATGTTGGCGGGCTTTCAAACCCAGCCCGCCTTGCTCAGTTTTGCCCTGCAACAAAGCAACAATGAGTTGCCAAATCAAGGCTATGCTGCGGTCTACCCATTAGCATTAATTATCAAAATCATTCTTGCCCAACTCATGCTCATTCAACTTTTATGA